Proteins from a genomic interval of Dermacentor variabilis isolate Ectoservices chromosome 8, ASM5094787v1, whole genome shotgun sequence:
- the LOC142590821 gene encoding cytochrome b5-like, which translates to MTTIARQELEKHSVKDDAWILFRGEVYDVTKYVNEHPGGLAILRYAGKDASKAISEQAAHKCVFNFILSKLKTFHIGKLAENFRSRYVWPVLIYIWFSIVYLFYITIKRLCILVT; encoded by the exons aTGACTACAATCGCTCGGCAAGAGCTGGAGAAACACAGCGTCAAGGACGACGCGTGGATACTGTTTCGAGGGGAAGTGTACGACGTCACCAAGTACGTGAATGAACACCCCGGCGGTCTCGCTATCCTCAGGTACGCCGGCAAAGATGCCTCCAAGGCTATAAGCGAGCAGGCGGCTCATAAGTGCGTCTTCAACTTCATCCTCTCGAAACTCAAGACTTTCCACATTGGTAAACTGGCGGAG aatttcaggtcACGTTACGTTTGGCCTGTGCTGATTTATATATGGTTCTCCATTGTTTATCTATTTTACATCACCATAAAAAGGTTGTGCATACTTGTAACTTGA
- the LOC142589608 gene encoding ADP-ribosylation factor-like protein 16 encodes MIVCVGPKGSGKTALLKCLQQRLTGKGRNVELRDTRPTIGVNMTLLKISKNKTCQVREVGGEMVPFLHQQTSDATGLMFVADSSNVFQFGETYVTLLDLLTLQNLKNVPFLLVFSKTDANQAVPLEEYKDAMRLADVLSAAAQDIATVETSSLTGYGMDEIIEWLSRIPTG; translated from the coding sequence ATGATTGTCTGCGTCGGGCCCAAGGGTTCTGGCAAAACAGCGCTTCTGAAATGCCTGCAGCAGCGTCTGACTGGTAAGGGAAGAAATGTCGAGTTGCGGGACACGCGGCCGACGATAGGTGTCAACATGACGCTGCTGAAAATTTCTAAGAACAAAACGTGTCAGGTGCGCGAAGTAGGCGGCGAAATGGTGCCATTTCTGCACCAACAGACTTCTGACGCCACGGGTCTTATGTTCGTGGCCGATTCTTCGAACGTGTTCCAGTTCGGCGAGACTTACGTCACTCTTCTGGACCTACTCACCCTTCAAAACCTAAAGAATGTCCCCTTCTTGTTGGTCTTTAGCAAAACTGATGCCAACCAGGCCGTTCCATTGGAGGAGTACAAGGATGCGATGAGGCTTGCTGATGTGCTTAGTGCTGCTGCGCAGGACATCGCAACAGTGGAAACAAGCTCTTTGACAGGTTATGGCATGGACGAGATTATTGAATGGCTGTCTCGCATTCCGACAGGCTGA